The proteins below are encoded in one region of Mycobacterium shinjukuense:
- the rbpA gene encoding RNA polymerase-binding protein RbpA: MADRVLRGSRLGAVSYETDRNHDLAPRQIARYRTENGEEFEVPFADDAEIPGTWLCRNGMEGTLIEGDLPEPKKVKPPRTHWDMLLERRSIEELEELLKERLELIRSRRRG, translated from the coding sequence ATGGCTGATCGCGTCCTGAGGGGCAGTCGCCTCGGAGCCGTGAGTTATGAGACCGATCGCAACCACGACCTGGCACCGCGCCAGATCGCTCGGTACCGCACCGAAAACGGCGAGGAGTTCGAGGTTCCGTTCGCCGACGATGCCGAGATTCCCGGCACCTGGCTGTGCCGCAATGGGATGGAGGGCACCCTGATCGAGGGTGACCTGCCCGAGCCGAAGAAGGTCAAGCCGCCGCGCACGCATTGGGACATGCTGCTGGAGCGCCGGTCGATCGAAGAGCTGGAAGAGCTGCTCAAGGAGCGCCTCGAGCTCATCCGGTCACGCCGCCGCGGCTGA